The following proteins come from a genomic window of Nitrospirota bacterium:
- the rplW gene encoding 50S ribosomal protein L23, translating into MNIDIHDIICYPIITERSTMLREEMNKVLFIVNSYANKIQVKRAVEELLKVKVEKVNLINMPGKKKRLGKFEGIMPGKKKAVVTLRKGEKLAIFEGA; encoded by the coding sequence ATGAATATTGATATCCATGACATAATCTGCTATCCGATTATTACGGAACGGAGTACCATGCTGAGAGAGGAAATGAACAAGGTGCTGTTTATTGTAAATTCGTATGCTAACAAGATACAGGTTAAGCGGGCAGTTGAAGAATTACTTAAAGTAAAGGTTGAAAAAGTTAATCTGATAAATATGCCGGGTAAGAAAAAAAGACTTGGTAAATTTGAAGGTATAATGCCGGGAAAGAAGAAGGCAGTGGTTACCCTGAGAAAAGGGGAGAAATTGGCAATATTTGAGGGTGCGTAA
- the rplB gene encoding 50S ribosomal protein L2: protein MGLKKFKPTSPGVRGKTSLTFDEITKSTPEKSLVSSKKRYGGRNNNGRITADHKGGGHRQLYRKIDFKRDKISIPAKVAAIEYDPNRTARIALLHYADGEKRYIVCPEGLKVGDQLSSGPESEIRVGNALPLSNIPLGTMIHNIELLPGRGAKLARSAGAAVQLMAKEGDYVTVRLGSGEIRMVHARCMATLGQVGNIEHFNVSIGKAGRSRWLGKRPHVRGVAMNPVDHPHGGGEGKTSGGRHPCTPWGKPTKGYKTRRNKTTGKLIIKRRK, encoded by the coding sequence ATGGGACTAAAAAAGTTTAAACCGACGTCTCCAGGTGTAAGGGGGAAGACAAGCCTTACGTTTGATGAGATTACGAAATCAACGCCTGAGAAGTCGTTGGTTTCATCAAAGAAGCGATATGGAGGCAGGAATAATAATGGGCGTATTACTGCTGATCATAAGGGTGGCGGACACAGGCAGCTCTACAGAAAGATTGACTTCAAGCGTGACAAGATATCTATACCTGCTAAAGTAGCGGCGATAGAGTATGATCCTAACAGGACTGCAAGGATTGCATTACTTCATTATGCTGATGGTGAAAAGAGGTATATTGTATGTCCCGAAGGATTGAAGGTTGGTGATCAGCTCAGTTCAGGACCGGAAAGTGAGATAAGGGTAGGTAATGCACTTCCATTATCAAATATTCCATTGGGAACGATGATTCACAATATTGAACTATTACCGGGCCGGGGTGCGAAGCTTGCGAGAAGTGCCGGCGCTGCAGTTCAGCTTATGGCCAAGGAAGGTGATTATGTGACGGTCAGGCTGGGGTCCGGTGAGATAAGGATGGTGCATGCGAGGTGTATGGCTACCCTTGGTCAGGTCGGAAACATAGAGCATTTCAACGTCTCTATAGGCAAGGCTGGAAGATCCAGGTGGCTTGGCAAGAGACCTCATGTAAGGGGAGTTGCTATGAATCCGGTTGACCATCCGCATGGCGGCGGTGAGGGTAAGACCTCCGGAGGCAGACATCCATGCACGCCATGGGGTAAGCCGACAAAGGGCTATAAGACTCGCAGGAATAAGACAACTGGCAAGTTAATTATCAAGCGGAGGAAGTAA
- the rpsS gene encoding 30S ribosomal protein S19 gives MARSVKKGPFIDSHLSKKIENMNRGGEKKILKTWSRRSTIIPEMIGHTIAVHNGKKFIPVYVTDNMIGHKLGEFSPTRSFKGHSGGKTEKSTSLK, from the coding sequence ATGGCACGTTCTGTCAAAAAAGGTCCTTTTATAGATTCTCATCTTTCAAAGAAAATTGAAAATATGAATCGCGGAGGAGAGAAAAAGATATTAAAGACATGGTCAAGACGGTCAACTATAATCCCGGAAATGATAGGACATACCATAGCAGTTCACAACGGGAAAAAGTTTATCCCGGTCTACGTAACTGACAATATGATTGGTCACAAGCTTGGAGAGTTTTCCCCTACCAGATCGTTTAAGGGGCACTCAGGCGGTAAGACGGAGAAATCTACCTCATTAAAATAG
- the rplV gene encoding 50S ribosomal protein L22 → MESKAILRYARVAPRKARRVMNLVRGKNVGEALNILKFLPQHASFTIDKVLKSAIANARQKNIGDVDELVISSAFVDHGPALKRFKAGPMGKGMSRKKHMSHITVVLSTIEAAKRR, encoded by the coding sequence ATGGAATCTAAAGCAATATTAAGATATGCGAGAGTGGCGCCAAGGAAGGCCAGGCGGGTGATGAATCTTGTCCGAGGCAAGAATGTGGGAGAGGCGCTTAATATACTTAAATTTCTTCCTCAGCATGCATCTTTTACGATTGATAAAGTACTGAAATCAGCTATAGCAAATGCCAGACAGAAAAATATTGGCGATGTAGATGAGCTGGTTATCAGCAGTGCCTTTGTAGATCATGGACCGGCGCTTAAAAGGTTTAAGGCGGGCCCGATGGGCAAGGGAATGAGCAGAAAGAAGCATATGAGTCATATAACAGTTGTCCTGTCTACAATAGAGGCAGCTAAGCGTCGTTAA
- the rpsC gene encoding 30S ribosomal protein S3, with amino-acid sequence MGQKVHPIGFRLGYIKLWNSRWYAERGYAALLHEDLKVRNLVKSKLAHAGVSMIGIERSTQTAKVNIHTARPGIIIGRKGAEVDKLKKDLEALTGKQISVNILEIKKPEIDSQLVAENIASQLVKRIAFRRAMKKSVASAMRFGAQGIKIQCSGRLAGSEIARTEWYREGQVPLHTLRADIDYGFAEAKTTYGQIGIKVWIYKGEVLSDREDIAGVSA; translated from the coding sequence TTGGGACAGAAGGTTCATCCGATTGGTTTCAGGTTAGGGTATATAAAGTTATGGAATTCCAGGTGGTATGCAGAGCGCGGATATGCAGCATTGCTGCATGAGGACCTGAAGGTGAGAAACCTTGTCAAAAGCAAGCTTGCTCACGCTGGAGTATCAATGATTGGAATTGAACGTTCTACGCAGACTGCCAAGGTCAACATTCATACTGCCAGACCAGGAATAATTATTGGCCGAAAGGGAGCAGAGGTAGATAAGCTGAAGAAGGACTTAGAAGCCCTTACAGGTAAGCAGATCTCAGTAAATATACTTGAGATCAAGAAACCGGAGATAGATTCACAGCTTGTTGCAGAGAACATTGCATCTCAGCTGGTAAAAAGAATAGCCTTCAGAAGGGCAATGAAGAAGAGCGTTGCCTCAGCAATGAGGTTTGGTGCACAGGGAATAAAGATACAATGCTCCGGTCGTTTGGCAGGTTCTGAAATTGCAAGGACAGAGTGGTATCGTGAAGGTCAGGTTCCGCTTCATACTCTGAGGGCTGATATTGACTACGGATTTGCCGAGGCTAAGACTACGTACGGCCAGATAGGCATAAAGGTATGGATATATAAAGGTGAGGTACTTTCTGACAGGGAGGATATAGCTGGTGTTAGCGCCTAA
- the rplP gene encoding 50S ribosomal protein L16 — protein sequence MLAPKKIKHRKVQKGRMNGKATRGAELSFGTFGIKTLEPGLITARQIEAARIAITRHVKRGGKVWIRIFPDKPVTKKPAETRMGKGKGPVEGWVAVVLPGRILYEMDGVSKEVAKEALRLAAHKLPVATKFIERGGDII from the coding sequence GTGTTAGCGCCTAAGAAGATAAAGCACAGAAAGGTTCAGAAAGGTCGCATGAACGGAAAGGCAACGAGAGGGGCCGAACTTAGTTTCGGAACATTCGGCATCAAGACTCTGGAACCGGGGTTGATTACTGCAAGGCAGATAGAGGCTGCCCGTATCGCTATTACACGGCATGTTAAACGTGGCGGTAAGGTGTGGATCAGGATATTCCCGGATAAGCCTGTAACAAAGAAGCCGGCTGAGACAAGAATGGGAAAAGGCAAGGGACCTGTTGAGGGGTGGGTAGCAGTTGTACTTCCGGGTCGTATATTATATGAGATGGATGGTGTTAGTAAGGAGGTCGCGAAAGAGGCATTGAGACTTGCTGCACATAAGCTTCCTGTTGCGACTAAATTCATAGAAAGAGGCGGGGATATAATATGA
- the rpmC gene encoding 50S ribosomal protein L29, giving the protein MKMTELLAATIEELKGRETELKREMFNLRFQQAVGGSLENPMRIRNVKREIARIKTVAQQRKAEG; this is encoded by the coding sequence ATGAAGATGACAGAACTGCTCGCTGCCACAATAGAAGAGCTTAAGGGACGTGAGACTGAATTAAAGAGAGAGATGTTTAATCTCAGGTTTCAGCAGGCTGTCGGCGGCAGTCTTGAAAACCCGATGCGCATTAGAAATGTAAAGAGAGAAATAGCAAGGATTAAGACTGTGGCGCAGCAGCGAAAGGCGGAGGGGTAA
- the rpsQ gene encoding 30S ribosomal protein S17 produces MVVKRRKEFVGKVVSDKMNKTVTVLVENLYKHPKYGKVVKMRMKFKAHDEENKCHAGDKVKIIETRPISKDKHWTVVDILESSQAGE; encoded by the coding sequence ATGGTTGTGAAGAGGCGCAAAGAATTCGTGGGTAAGGTCGTAAGCGACAAGATGAATAAGACTGTAACGGTATTGGTTGAAAATCTGTACAAGCATCCAAAATACGGTAAAGTAGTCAAGATGCGTATGAAGTTTAAGGCTCATGATGAAGAAAACAAGTGTCATGCAGGTGACAAGGTGAAGATAATAGAGACAAGACCTATAAGTAAAGATAAACATTGGACAGTTGTTGACATACTTGAAAGCAGTCAGGCAGGGGAATAG
- the rplN gene encoding 50S ribosomal protein L14 produces MIQPRTVLEVADNSGAKKVMCIRVMGGSNRRYAGIGDVIVVSVKEAIPDGTAKKGQVAKAVIVRSVDSIRRDDGSYIRFDKNAAVLINAQGEPIGTRIFGPVARELRWKKFMKIISLAPEVV; encoded by the coding sequence ATGATTCAGCCAAGAACAGTGTTAGAAGTTGCAGATAACTCAGGTGCAAAGAAAGTGATGTGTATTAGAGTAATGGGTGGATCCAACAGGAGATATGCCGGCATTGGGGATGTTATTGTTGTTAGTGTTAAGGAGGCAATCCCTGATGGAACTGCCAAGAAAGGGCAGGTTGCGAAGGCAGTAATTGTGAGGTCTGTTGACAGCATTCGCCGTGATGATGGATCCTACATCAGATTTGACAAGAATGCTGCGGTTCTTATTAATGCCCAGGGTGAACCGATCGGTACAAGAATATTCGGCCCCGTTGCCAGAGAACTGAGATGGAAGAAATTTATGAAGATTATTTCTCTTGCTCCGGAGGTGGTGTAA
- a CDS encoding 50S ribosomal protein L24: MQLRIKKGDTVEAIYGREKGKRGKVLRVLSSKGSRYVLVEQINMIKKHMKPSQKIKEGGIIEREGRMHISNVSMVCPKCSKATRVGVQVGDDKKLRYCKKCREIID, encoded by the coding sequence ATGCAGTTAAGAATAAAAAAAGGTGATACAGTAGAGGCCATTTACGGCAGAGAAAAAGGAAAGAGGGGGAAGGTACTAAGGGTATTGTCCTCAAAAGGCAGTCGGTATGTGCTGGTTGAGCAGATAAATATGATCAAGAAACACATGAAGCCTTCGCAGAAGATTAAAGAAGGCGGTATCATTGAAAGAGAAGGCCGCATGCATATATCCAACGTATCCATGGTTTGTCCAAAATGCAGTAAGGCAACCAGGGTAGGGGTGCAGGTCGGTGATGATAAGAAGCTGCGTTATTGTAAGAAGTGCAGGGAGATCATTGATTAG
- the rplE gene encoding 50S ribosomal protein L5, protein MPRLKEKYQKEVIPALIQEFSYENPVRAPHIKKIVVNAGIGEAVQNVKMLDGVVEELKQICGQQPLVTKSKKAIASYKLREGMPIGCKVTLRGNRMYEFLDRLISIALPRIRDFRGINGNSFDGMGNYTLGLKEQIIFPEIKYETVTFVHGFDITIVTSAENDNEGKALLRLMGMPFRK, encoded by the coding sequence TTGCCAAGGTTAAAGGAAAAATATCAGAAAGAGGTTATTCCGGCACTTATTCAGGAGTTTTCTTATGAAAATCCTGTCAGGGCGCCTCATATCAAGAAGATTGTAGTCAACGCCGGAATTGGAGAGGCCGTTCAAAATGTTAAAATGCTGGATGGTGTGGTTGAAGAGCTGAAACAGATTTGCGGGCAGCAGCCACTGGTAACAAAGTCGAAGAAGGCTATTGCCAGCTATAAACTTCGAGAAGGAATGCCAATAGGCTGCAAAGTTACCCTCAGGGGAAACAGAATGTATGAGTTCCTGGACAGATTAATCAGTATAGCATTGCCGAGAATCAGGGATTTCAGGGGGATTAATGGAAATTCCTTTGATGGTATGGGAAATTATACACTGGGTTTGAAAGAACAGATAATTTTCCCGGAGATAAAGTATGAGACTGTGACATTTGTTCATGGATTTGATATCACAATAGTTACAAGCGCTGAGAATGACAATGAGGGTAAGGCCCTGTTGAGATTGATGGGGATGCCGTTTAGGAAATGA
- a CDS encoding type Z 30S ribosomal protein S14, translated as MAKKSLIAKSKLDPKFKVRKYNRCPLCGRSRAFLRKFQMCRICFRSNSLLGNIPGVIKSSW; from the coding sequence GTGGCAAAGAAGTCTCTGATAGCAAAATCAAAACTGGATCCCAAGTTTAAGGTCCGCAAATATAACCGATGTCCGTTGTGCGGCAGATCAAGGGCGTTTTTGCGGAAATTTCAGATGTGCCGTATATGTTTCAGGTCTAATAGCCTGTTGGGTAATATCCCGGGCGTGATTAAGTCGAGCTGGTAA
- the rpsH gene encoding 30S ribosomal protein S8: MVMTDPIADMLTRIRNASNQKHSAVDIPISKLKLEMARILKESGFVQNYNVDGEGKDKKISVQLRYNRNDAPVITGLKRISKPGCRVYVGKDEVPRVIGGIGIAILSTSRGLLSDKEARKDKVGGEVLCYVW, encoded by the coding sequence ATGGTAATGACAGATCCAATAGCAGACATGTTGACCAGAATCAGGAATGCGAGTAATCAAAAGCATTCAGCTGTTGATATACCTATATCTAAGTTGAAACTTGAGATGGCGAGGATTCTTAAAGAAAGTGGTTTTGTTCAAAATTACAACGTTGATGGAGAAGGTAAAGATAAAAAGATATCTGTACAGTTGAGGTACAACCGGAATGATGCCCCGGTCATTACAGGTTTAAAACGTATCAGTAAACCAGGATGCAGGGTTTATGTAGGTAAAGATGAGGTCCCCCGGGTAATAGGAGGGATTGGGATAGCCATACTTTCGACTTCGAGGGGACTTCTTTCAGATAAAGAAGCACGGAAAGATAAAGTAGGCGGTGAAGTTTTGTGTTATGTTTGGTAA
- the rplF gene encoding 50S ribosomal protein L6, whose translation MSRIGKKPIAIPKGVEVKVESNIVSVKGPKGSLQRTFSRDVNITNHEGTVTVASVGNEKQYRSLHGLTRTLISNMVEGVTNGYEKVLEISGVGYKSAMQGRNIMLNLGFSHQVIYPLPDGIDAAIDKQTVITLKGSDKELLGQVAANIRGMRLPEPYKGKGIKYKNERIVRKAGKTGKK comes from the coding sequence GTGTCGAGGATTGGTAAGAAACCTATAGCAATACCCAAAGGGGTAGAAGTTAAAGTAGAAAGTAATATTGTATCTGTTAAGGGACCTAAGGGTAGTTTACAGAGAACATTCTCAAGAGATGTAAATATTACAAATCATGAAGGTACAGTCACAGTGGCATCTGTTGGGAATGAAAAACAATACAGATCTCTTCATGGCCTTACAAGAACGCTCATATCCAATATGGTGGAAGGTGTAACAAACGGATATGAAAAGGTGCTTGAGATCAGCGGTGTTGGTTACAAGTCAGCTATGCAGGGCAGAAACATAATGCTGAATTTGGGTTTCTCTCATCAGGTTATTTATCCACTTCCTGACGGGATTGACGCCGCTATTGATAAACAGACTGTTATAACCCTTAAGGGGTCTGACAAGGAGTTATTAGGTCAGGTAGCCGCCAATATACGCGGAATGCGTTTACCTGAACCATATAAAGGCAAGGGAATAAAGTATAAGAATGAGCGAATAGTAAGAAAGGCCGGAAAGACCGGTAAGAAATAA
- the rplR gene encoding 50S ribosomal protein L18 produces MRRRTLSKEDLREKRHKRVRKKIAGTQERPRLCVYKSNRYIYAQIIDDMKGHTLASASSIEEAIRTENVNCEISRKVGALIGTRAVERGIKVVVFDRSGYRYHGNIKSLADGARESGLEF; encoded by the coding sequence ATAAGGAGGAGGACGTTGTCTAAGGAAGATTTGCGGGAAAAACGACATAAGAGGGTCAGAAAAAAGATTGCGGGAACGCAGGAGAGGCCCAGGTTGTGTGTATACAAGAGTAACCGCTACATATATGCCCAGATTATTGATGATATGAAGGGTCACACACTCGCGAGTGCATCATCCATTGAGGAAGCGATTCGGACTGAAAATGTCAACTGTGAGATATCAAGAAAAGTTGGTGCGTTAATTGGAACAAGGGCAGTGGAACGTGGCATAAAAGTAGTAGTATTTGATCGCAGTGGTTACAGGTATCATGGCAATATTAAATCTCTTGCAGATGGCGCAAGGGAAAGCGGACTGGAATTTTAA
- the rpsE gene encoding 30S ribosomal protein S5, which translates to MKKINPDELTLKDKVVHINRVAKVVKGGRRFSFSALVVIGDENGCVGFGKGKAAEVPEAIRKAMEHAKKNLVRFPLTNTTVPHEIIGHFGAEAVVIRPASSGTGIIAGGAVRAMMEVAGVQNVLCKSLGSGNPFNVVRATLEGLKLLRVPEEVIKLREAAIGSVQ; encoded by the coding sequence TTGAAGAAGATTAATCCAGATGAGCTTACTTTAAAGGATAAAGTTGTTCACATAAATCGCGTTGCAAAAGTCGTTAAAGGCGGCAGGAGGTTTAGCTTCAGTGCCCTCGTTGTTATTGGTGATGAAAACGGATGTGTCGGATTTGGTAAGGGCAAGGCAGCCGAAGTACCGGAGGCGATACGGAAGGCCATGGAACATGCCAAGAAAAATCTTGTAAGATTTCCTTTAACTAATACTACTGTGCCTCATGAGATCATTGGACATTTTGGTGCAGAGGCAGTGGTCATCAGGCCGGCTTCATCAGGAACCGGGATAATTGCCGGTGGGGCAGTCAGGGCGATGATGGAAGTTGCCGGTGTACAAAACGTATTATGTAAGTCTCTTGGAAGTGGAAATCCTTTTAATGTCGTACGTGCCACTTTAGAAGGCTTAAAATTATTAAGGGTGCCGGAGGAAGTCATTAAATTACGCGAAGCAGCAATTGGAAGTGTGCAATAG
- the rpmD gene encoding 50S ribosomal protein L30: MKKIEIKQVRSGIGTPEKHRLTIKALGLRRIGHTVLREDTPEIRGMVWKIKHLVEVSEGVDEAK; this comes from the coding sequence ATGAAAAAGATTGAAATAAAACAGGTAAGGAGTGGTATAGGGACTCCTGAAAAACATAGATTGACAATTAAGGCATTGGGATTGAGGCGCATTGGGCATACAGTTCTAAGGGAAGATACACCGGAAATAAGAGGAATGGTTTGGAAGATAAAACATCTTGTGGAGGTGTCGGAGGGGGTAGATGAAGCTAAATGA
- the rplO gene encoding 50S ribosomal protein L15: MKLNELRPAKGAKKKRKIVGRGPGSGHGKTSTKGHKGQLARSGGGKGPGFEGGQMPLHRRLIKRGFNNPFKIRYDVVNLDTLEKYFHAGEAVTPETLSGKGIIKRSADAVKILSRGEISKPLSVQANKFSRKAVEMILSAGGTAEVI; the protein is encoded by the coding sequence ATGAAGCTAAATGAGTTAAGACCTGCAAAGGGCGCTAAAAAGAAACGTAAAATAGTAGGCAGGGGGCCGGGATCAGGCCACGGCAAGACATCTACAAAGGGACATAAGGGACAGCTTGCCCGATCAGGCGGAGGAAAGGGGCCTGGATTTGAAGGCGGTCAGATGCCGCTACATAGAAGGTTGATCAAGAGAGGTTTTAATAATCCTTTTAAAATCAGGTACGATGTGGTTAATCTTGATACCCTGGAAAAATATTTTCATGCAGGAGAAGCCGTAACACCAGAGACCCTTTCAGGTAAGGGTATTATTAAACGATCTGCAGATGCAGTCAAGATCCTCAGCCGCGGAGAGATAAGCAAGCCACTGTCTGTACAGGCAAATAAATTCAGCAGGAAGGCTGTAGAGATGATTTTGAGTGCCGGTGGAACTGCAGAGGTAATTTAA
- the secY gene encoding preprotein translocase subunit SecY has product MFDRIVNSIKNVLKIEELRSRILFTFGLLAIYRLGAHTPTPGINGAALSQFLRDKGGALMGFFDIFSGGALSKLSIFALGIMPYISASIILQLLTVVIPTLANLAKEGESGRRTITQYTRYLTVLISFIQSFGIAVGLEGMQNGMFIQTPGWSFRLMTVLTLTTGTIFVMWLGEQINERGIGNGISIIIFAGIIANIPQAAINTFRLYIAGQIGAFLLIIVAIMILAVTAVVVYIESAKRKIPVQYAKRVVGRKVYGGQSTHIPLKLNTAGVIPPIFASSLIAFPAMVAGFIAVPWVNSIANQFAPGSFLYTFLYAVLIIFFCYFYTAVVLNPVDMADNMKKYGGFIPGIRPGQRTSDYIYKVMSRLTLIGALYLTAVSILPELLVAYAHVPFYFGGTSVLIVIVVAMDTAQQIETHMISRNYEGFLKKGRVKNKGSW; this is encoded by the coding sequence GTGTTCGATAGAATAGTCAACAGTATTAAGAATGTATTAAAGATTGAAGAGCTGAGAAGCAGGATCCTTTTCACATTTGGGTTACTTGCAATTTACCGTCTTGGAGCCCATACCCCGACTCCTGGAATCAATGGCGCCGCACTAAGTCAGTTTTTGCGTGACAAGGGTGGTGCACTCATGGGATTTTTTGATATATTCTCCGGCGGTGCCCTGTCAAAACTTTCAATATTTGCACTGGGCATCATGCCTTATATATCTGCGTCTATTATCCTGCAGTTGCTTACTGTAGTTATACCTACACTGGCAAATCTGGCCAAGGAGGGCGAGAGCGGGCGTCGCACCATTACACAATATACCAGATATCTGACGGTTTTAATAAGTTTTATTCAATCATTCGGTATTGCTGTAGGTCTGGAAGGTATGCAGAATGGGATGTTTATTCAAACCCCTGGATGGTCATTTCGCTTGATGACAGTACTTACCCTTACGACAGGCACTATCTTTGTCATGTGGCTTGGTGAACAGATCAATGAACGTGGAATTGGAAATGGTATATCAATTATTATCTTCGCAGGTATTATTGCCAATATACCTCAGGCTGCAATAAACACATTCAGGCTTTACATCGCAGGTCAGATTGGCGCCTTCTTGTTAATAATAGTAGCTATTATGATACTTGCTGTTACTGCTGTAGTCGTATATATTGAGAGTGCAAAAAGGAAGATACCTGTGCAGTATGCCAAACGTGTTGTGGGCAGAAAGGTATATGGAGGACAGAGTACACACATCCCGCTTAAATTAAATACGGCAGGTGTAATACCTCCCATTTTTGCATCTTCACTAATAGCATTTCCAGCTATGGTTGCAGGGTTTATTGCAGTTCCCTGGGTTAACTCAATCGCCAATCAATTTGCTCCGGGATCATTTCTATACACGTTCCTTTATGCAGTGCTGATAATATTCTTCTGCTATTTTTATACAGCTGTTGTCTTAAATCCTGTTGATATGGCAGATAATATGAAGAAATATGGAGGATTTATTCCTGGTATAAGGCCCGGACAGAGGACGTCAGACTACATATACAAGGTAATGTCGAGGCTTACATTAATTGGCGCCCTCTATTTAACTGCCGTATCAATACTGCCGGAACTTCTCGTAGCTTATGCACATGTGCCGTTTTACTTTGGAGGTACGTCAGTGCTGATTGTTATTGTAGTTGCCATGGACACTGCACAGCAGATTGAGACACATATGATAAGCAGGAACTACGAAGGTTTTCTGAAAAAAGGACGGGTCAAGAACAAGGGGTCGTGGTAG
- a CDS encoding adenylate kinase, with the protein MNFILLGPPGVGKGTQAWKLAEKYGIPQISTGDMLREAIQNGTELGIQARSYMDSGKLVPDEVVIGIVEERLRMSDCVSGWILDGFPRTIQQASALDMMLSKNNSKIDHVLSLEAAEEDVVKRLSGRRSCEGCQKTFNLHYNLPKKEGVCDSCGGRLVQRKDDQEETVRKRMMVYRESTEPLISYYKERGTLKRVDANGDIAGVFDLICSML; encoded by the coding sequence ATGAATTTTATACTGTTAGGACCGCCAGGTGTAGGCAAGGGTACTCAGGCATGGAAGCTTGCTGAAAAATATGGCATTCCGCAGATATCCACAGGGGATATGCTGCGTGAGGCGATACAAAATGGGACTGAACTTGGCATACAAGCCAGATCATATATGGATAGTGGTAAACTCGTGCCTGACGAGGTTGTTATCGGGATAGTAGAAGAGCGGTTGAGGATGAGTGATTGTGTCTCTGGTTGGATACTTGACGGATTCCCGCGGACCATTCAACAGGCGTCGGCATTGGATATGATGTTAAGCAAAAATAATTCCAAAATTGACCATGTCCTGAGTCTTGAGGCTGCAGAAGAGGATGTTGTAAAGAGGCTAAGCGGAAGAAGGAGTTGTGAGGGATGCCAGAAAACATTTAACTTGCATTATAATTTGCCAAAGAAAGAAGGAGTCTGCGACAGTTGTGGCGGCCGGCTGGTTCAGAGAAAAGATGATCAGGAAGAAACTGTCAGAAAGAGGATGATGGTATACAGGGAAAGTACAGAACCACTTATTTCGTATTATAAAGAACGTGGGACGTTAAAAAGGGTAGACGCGAATGGAGACATTGCGGGTGTATTTGATTTAATTTGTTCCATGCTTTAG
- the map gene encoding type I methionyl aminopeptidase, translating to MIIIKSRKEIEKIRASCIIVAGALDELKKKVRSGITTRELDRIAEDFIIKHGGKPAFKGYKGYPSATCISVNEEIVHGIPSTRELKDGDIVSIDIGVLLDGYYGDAAITVPVDEVDSESKRLLDVTEKSLYKALELAETGNRVSDISCSIQDYVEKEGFSVVRDFVGHGIGSSLHEDPPVPNYGERGKGPRLKAGMVLAIEPMVNAGSSDLVVLDNGWTAVTIDKCRSAHFEHTVAITGDGHEILSML from the coding sequence ATGATAATTATTAAGTCCCGGAAAGAGATTGAAAAGATAAGGGCATCCTGTATAATTGTTGCCGGGGCGCTTGATGAGTTAAAAAAAAAGGTGCGATCCGGGATAACGACAAGGGAATTGGATAGAATCGCAGAGGATTTTATAATTAAACATGGCGGGAAACCTGCTTTTAAAGGATACAAGGGTTACCCGAGTGCGACGTGCATATCAGTAAATGAAGAAATAGTGCATGGAATTCCATCAACAAGAGAATTAAAGGATGGTGACATCGTTAGCATTGATATAGGAGTCCTGCTTGATGGGTATTATGGTGATGCAGCAATTACTGTACCGGTTGATGAAGTAGATAGCGAAAGCAAGAGGCTTCTGGATGTGACTGAGAAATCGCTGTATAAGGCATTGGAGCTTGCAGAAACAGGCAACAGGGTGTCTGATATATCCTGCTCCATTCAGGATTATGTAGAAAAAGAAGGTTTCTCGGTTGTAAGAGATTTTGTGGGTCACGGAATAGGGAGTTCCCTTCATGAAGATCCGCCGGTTCCGAATTATGGCGAACGGGGAAAGGGCCCAAGATTGAAGGCCGGGATGGTGCTGGCAATAGAGCCTATGGTAAATGCCGGCAGCAGTGACCTGGTTGTTCTGGATAATGGGTGGACAGCTGTAACCATAGACAAATGTCGTTCTGCACATTTTGAACATACCGTGGCGATTACAGGGGATGGTCATGAGATATTGAGTATGCTATAA